The proteins below are encoded in one region of Sulfolobus sp. A20:
- a CDS encoding shikimate kinase: MQAYGGVSIVNALPSWYGSTMALNMKVSVNVKEGIRDRSKETDLIKIIIDYFKEKYSIPDILVEVNSELPQQGGLKSSSAVSVALISEIYRKFDIKDPIFPPILSAILSIKAGVSYTGALDDATAAFCGGISYTYNKYFKIIKVQKPIEDISVLVLLRGGRQINIDIKKLRDFQMIFEEIFQIGLRDPLEAMKLNGILIANLLGYSLDPVRDALKKGAVASGISGNGPSYFAIVKEGDEGPVYEILKRYGNVIITRPMNLDCKDLSI; this comes from the coding sequence ATGCAAGCCTACGGTGGAGTCTCAATAGTAAACGCTTTACCTTCATGGTATGGTTCTACAATGGCTTTAAATATGAAGGTCAGCGTTAATGTTAAGGAAGGAATAAGAGATAGATCAAAAGAGACAGATTTAATAAAAATAATTATAGATTATTTTAAGGAAAAATATTCAATACCGGATATTTTAGTGGAAGTTAATTCGGAATTACCTCAACAAGGAGGCCTAAAAAGTAGTAGTGCAGTTTCAGTAGCATTAATTAGCGAGATATATAGGAAATTTGATATAAAGGATCCCATTTTCCCTCCCATTTTATCAGCTATTCTCTCTATTAAGGCAGGCGTATCTTACACTGGTGCACTTGACGACGCTACAGCTGCCTTTTGTGGCGGTATATCTTATACTTACAATAAATATTTTAAAATAATAAAAGTTCAAAAACCCATCGAAGATATATCAGTACTTGTATTATTAAGAGGAGGAAGACAAATTAATATAGATATAAAGAAGCTAAGAGACTTTCAAATGATATTTGAAGAAATCTTTCAAATTGGGTTGAGAGATCCTCTGGAGGCTATGAAACTTAATGGTATTTTGATAGCCAATTTACTGGGATATTCCCTTGATCCCGTAAGAGACGCATTAAAGAAAGGTGCTGTTGCTAGTGGGATAAGCGGTAACGGTCCTTCATATTTCGCCATAGTAAAGGAAGGCGATGAAGGTCCAGTATACGAAATTCTTAAGAGATATGGAAACGTTATTATAACTAGGCCAATGAATCTTGATTGCAAAGATTTATCCATCTAA
- the aroC gene encoding chorismate synthase yields the protein MPGNSLGERYRITTFGESHGPSVGVVIDGLPAGLPLSVDDIRFELEFRRPGRLYVSGRREKDEPEILSGIFNGRTTGAPIAVIVKNSDVISSLYEEIRYKPRPGHADLPYIMKYGYENWDYRGGGRASARETVSRVIAGAIAKKLLMLTDTWVAGHLKSLGPEELNNEVSFDEVLCSKYSPVRASKKDLEAKYEDLIRKATQDGDSYGGIAEIIVRNPPIGLGEPVFDKLKADLAKAIMSIPAVVGFEYGLGFKMAKMKGSEANDEIIRKDNRLGWRYNNAGGILGGLTNGEDIVLRCAFKPTSSIRKPQKTVDLRSLEEATISVIGRHDPAVAIRGVTVVEAMVAIVLVDHALRAGVIPTVRLSEEQAKTVEERWRRYVNLCKPTVESQ from the coding sequence ATGCCAGGAAACTCATTAGGCGAGAGATATAGAATAACTACTTTCGGAGAGAGTCATGGTCCATCAGTAGGAGTAGTAATAGACGGGCTACCAGCTGGTCTACCATTATCTGTCGATGATATAAGGTTTGAATTAGAGTTTAGAAGACCTGGAAGATTATATGTCTCTGGGAGAAGAGAGAAGGACGAGCCTGAAATATTAAGTGGTATATTTAACGGAAGGACTACTGGTGCGCCAATAGCTGTAATAGTTAAGAATTCTGACGTAATTTCGTCATTATATGAAGAAATAAGATATAAACCAAGACCTGGACATGCTGATTTGCCTTACATTATGAAATATGGATACGAAAACTGGGATTATAGAGGGGGTGGGAGAGCAAGTGCTAGAGAAACTGTAAGTAGAGTGATTGCAGGGGCTATAGCTAAGAAACTGTTAATGTTAACCGACACATGGGTAGCAGGTCATTTAAAAAGTTTGGGACCAGAAGAGTTAAATAATGAAGTATCATTCGATGAGGTATTATGTTCTAAATACAGTCCGGTAAGAGCTAGTAAAAAAGACCTTGAGGCTAAATACGAGGATCTGATAAGGAAAGCTACGCAAGACGGTGATAGTTACGGTGGGATTGCTGAGATAATTGTTAGAAATCCGCCGATAGGTTTAGGCGAACCAGTTTTCGATAAATTGAAAGCTGATTTAGCTAAGGCTATAATGTCCATTCCTGCTGTAGTTGGATTCGAATATGGCTTAGGCTTTAAAATGGCTAAAATGAAAGGTAGTGAGGCTAATGATGAAATTATTAGAAAAGATAACAGATTAGGTTGGAGATATAATAATGCTGGAGGAATATTAGGCGGATTAACTAATGGTGAAGACATAGTTCTTAGATGTGCGTTTAAGCCTACAAGTTCGATCAGGAAGCCACAAAAAACGGTAGATTTGAGAAGCTTAGAAGAGGCTACGATATCAGTTATAGGCAGACATGATCCAGCTGTAGCAATCAGAGGAGTTACTGTAGTTGAGGCAATGGTAGCAATCGTATTAGTTGATCATGCTTTACGTGCTGGTGTAATTCCTACAGTTAGGTTATCTGAAGAGCAAGCTAAGACTGTGGAAGAACGTTGGAGGAGGTATGTTAATTTATGCAAGCCTACGGTGGAGTCTCAATAG
- the aroB gene encoding 3-dehydroquinate synthase: MIEISEDICCSKVNIVIGKGALSKLSEIKDKNVALIHSKKINVDGIKTYLERFYDIPINDGEDSKDLSNVMLIIKELFNRGFDRGDYLVALGGGTVTDVAGFVASIYLRGINLINIPTTLLGMVDASIGGKNGVNFGDIKNVLGTFYQPSLIISDLKFLETLPADELLKGLAEVIKYGLTLDKELYDFLSLNKDKILAKDEEALEEIIYRSSLDKINVVKEDERENKGIRIVLNFGHTIGHAIEAGSEFMIAHGYAVSVGMLCEAKIAEELGYAEEGVVEDVLWLIQLYGLPYDVSQLKYDINLDKAISAIERDKKHRGNVIKMPFPTRIGSWKGVDVPLEIIKGFAFQCLRK; this comes from the coding sequence ATGATAGAGATTTCTGAAGACATATGTTGTTCCAAGGTAAATATTGTTATAGGAAAAGGGGCTTTAAGCAAATTAAGTGAAATTAAGGATAAGAACGTAGCTCTGATTCATTCTAAGAAGATTAATGTTGATGGAATTAAAACATATTTGGAAAGATTTTATGATATTCCGATTAATGATGGAGAAGATTCAAAGGATTTATCTAATGTTATGTTAATCATTAAGGAGTTATTTAATAGAGGGTTTGATAGGGGAGATTATCTTGTTGCCTTAGGAGGAGGAACAGTAACAGATGTGGCAGGTTTCGTAGCTTCAATTTATCTGCGTGGTATTAACTTAATTAATATACCTACGACGCTTTTAGGTATGGTTGATGCTTCGATAGGAGGGAAAAATGGAGTAAATTTTGGGGATATAAAGAACGTCCTTGGCACCTTTTATCAACCTTCGTTAATAATTTCTGATCTAAAATTTTTGGAAACTTTACCAGCTGATGAGTTATTAAAGGGATTAGCAGAAGTTATAAAGTATGGACTTACTCTAGATAAAGAGTTATATGACTTCTTGTCCCTTAATAAGGATAAAATATTAGCTAAGGATGAAGAGGCATTAGAAGAAATTATCTATAGATCATCTCTTGATAAAATAAATGTGGTAAAAGAAGACGAAAGGGAGAATAAAGGTATAAGAATAGTATTAAATTTTGGTCATACGATTGGACATGCAATCGAAGCGGGTTCAGAGTTCATGATTGCTCATGGTTACGCTGTTTCTGTTGGAATGCTATGTGAAGCTAAGATAGCAGAGGAACTAGGATATGCTGAGGAGGGAGTGGTAGAAGACGTTTTATGGCTAATTCAATTATATGGGTTACCTTACGATGTTTCACAACTTAAATATGACATAAATTTGGATAAGGCAATATCTGCTATTGAAAGGGATAAAAAACATAGAGGTAATGTTATAAAGATGCCATTTCCTACAAGGATAGGAAGCTGGAAAGGGGTTGATGTACCTTTAGAGATTATTAAGGGGTTTGCGTTTCAATGTTTGAGGAAATAA
- the aroA gene encoding 3-phosphoshikimate 1-carboxyvinyltransferase produces MIAKIYPSKITGTIKAPQSKSIAIRLIFLSLFTKVKLKDLVLSEDVSDAINAVKALGVNVNNDFEFIPPKSLEIKEKYIKLKGSATTLRMLIPIISAVGGEVIIDADEPLRRRPIKRVVETLGNYGVKFSSESLPVKMSGKLNSDYIKIHGDESSQYISGLIYALHILNGGKIEVIPPFSSRSYVYLTADIFNKQGSRVNIKDNIITIETLRLEEYDGEVGGDYGLSAFYALASLVTGGELTIYNLWKPGNYFGDHNIVQIFSKMGAYSIYDEGKWYLRAEHKYSPIRLDIDDIPDLAMPISGLAGIAYGISELYNIKRLRIKESDRVNSIKDILNSYSIEVNVEDNTLSIVGKGIDAVRSINITKCYNDHRVAMLSSVLGLISGGTVEEAECVNKSNPNYWKDLISLGAKISIS; encoded by the coding sequence TTGATTGCAAAGATTTATCCATCTAAAATTACTGGTACGATAAAAGCTCCACAGTCTAAAAGTATAGCTATTAGATTAATTTTTCTCTCTCTCTTTACCAAAGTTAAATTAAAAGATCTCGTATTGTCTGAGGATGTAAGTGATGCGATAAATGCTGTAAAGGCACTAGGTGTTAATGTAAACAACGATTTTGAGTTCATTCCACCTAAGAGTCTTGAGATAAAGGAGAAATATATTAAGCTGAAAGGTTCTGCTACTACTCTCAGAATGTTAATTCCGATAATATCTGCTGTAGGAGGGGAGGTAATAATAGATGCCGACGAGCCTCTAAGAAGAAGACCCATAAAAAGAGTGGTCGAGACATTAGGCAATTATGGTGTAAAATTCTCTTCTGAGTCTTTGCCCGTTAAGATGAGTGGAAAGTTAAACTCAGATTACATTAAAATACATGGAGACGAGAGTAGCCAATATATATCGGGACTAATTTATGCTCTACATATTTTGAATGGCGGGAAAATAGAGGTAATTCCCCCATTTTCATCAAGAAGTTACGTCTATCTTACTGCTGATATATTCAATAAACAAGGTTCTAGAGTAAATATTAAAGATAATATAATAACTATAGAAACCTTGAGGTTAGAGGAGTATGATGGAGAAGTAGGAGGAGATTATGGATTATCCGCATTTTATGCATTAGCCTCTTTAGTGACGGGAGGAGAATTAACTATTTACAATTTATGGAAGCCTGGGAATTACTTTGGCGATCATAATATAGTTCAAATATTTAGTAAGATGGGAGCTTATAGTATATATGACGAAGGAAAATGGTACTTGAGGGCTGAACATAAATACTCGCCTATAAGGTTAGATATTGATGATATCCCTGATCTAGCAATGCCCATCTCTGGATTAGCTGGGATTGCCTACGGTATTAGTGAGCTGTACAATATAAAGAGGTTAAGAATTAAGGAAAGCGATCGTGTTAATAGTATAAAAGACATCCTTAATTCTTATAGCATAGAGGTTAATGTTGAGGATAATACACTCTCTATAGTTGGTAAAGGCATAGATGCCGTGAGAAGTATTAACATAACTAAATGTTATAATGATCACAGAGTTGCGATGCTTTCTTCTGTGCTAGGATTAATTAGTGGTGGGACAGTAGAAGAGGCTGAGTGCGTAAATAAGAGCAATCCTAATTATTGGAAGGATCTAATTTCATTAGGCGCAAAAATCTCTATAAGTTAA
- a CDS encoding shikimate dehydrogenase, with the protein MFEEINYNTKLYGLIGKNIKYTLSPYIHNYSFKLLGVNAVYLVFDLDETKFNNAVIGLLEVAEGLNVTIPYKEKVISYLKRINNAYERIGAINTIFRGEGFNTDYMAIKVLVSEKFNSISGLTCQIFGAGGASKAVAFALGELGCFLKILNRTTEKAIELVNSLNKNGINAVVTKNCDNNNDLIVNATPNPSIVTDECVKNAKFVIELVYDPVETELVKKAKKYGLKYIDGIEILVRQAMESEKIWFNKSVPYEKIIEYLYARKLIRREI; encoded by the coding sequence ATGTTTGAGGAAATAAATTACAACACCAAACTATATGGTCTAATCGGAAAAAATATCAAGTACACTTTATCACCTTATATACATAATTATTCGTTTAAACTTCTTGGAGTAAATGCTGTCTATTTGGTATTTGACTTAGATGAGACGAAGTTTAATAATGCAGTTATAGGTCTATTAGAAGTGGCGGAGGGGCTCAATGTTACGATACCTTATAAAGAGAAGGTTATTTCGTACTTGAAGAGAATAAACAATGCTTATGAGAGAATCGGAGCTATCAATACGATATTTAGAGGTGAGGGCTTTAATACAGATTACATGGCAATAAAGGTCTTAGTTTCGGAGAAGTTTAATAGTATTAGTGGATTAACATGTCAAATTTTTGGGGCAGGTGGGGCTTCAAAGGCTGTTGCTTTCGCCTTAGGAGAGTTGGGATGTTTCTTGAAAATACTTAACAGAACCACTGAGAAAGCCATAGAATTAGTTAATTCTTTGAACAAAAATGGAATAAATGCAGTTGTTACAAAGAACTGCGATAACAATAACGATCTAATAGTTAATGCTACACCTAATCCTTCTATAGTAACTGACGAGTGTGTAAAAAACGCTAAATTTGTGATAGAACTTGTTTACGATCCGGTAGAGACTGAATTAGTTAAAAAAGCTAAAAAATATGGTCTTAAATATATAGATGGTATTGAAATTTTAGTAAGACAAGCAATGGAATCTGAGAAGATATGGTTTAATAAGAGTGTTCCTTATGAAAAGATTATAGAGTATCTTTATGCCAGGAAACTCATTAGGCGAGAGATATAG
- a CDS encoding Rieske (2Fe-2S) protein: protein MEIRLKRSDFKTGERKRIDANGRGIIIFCLGPNKFFAFDDKCPHLGCDIFKYGVIIKEELICQCHFSHFSIYDGSPRKGASKKPIKTYKVKIEDDNIVIYD from the coding sequence ATGGAAATAAGGCTTAAGAGAAGTGATTTTAAGACAGGTGAAAGGAAAAGAATTGATGCCAATGGAAGAGGGATAATTATATTTTGTTTAGGTCCTAATAAGTTCTTCGCATTTGACGATAAGTGTCCTCATTTGGGATGTGATATTTTTAAATACGGAGTAATCATAAAAGAAGAGCTAATCTGTCAGTGTCATTTTTCTCATTTCTCTATATACGATGGAAGTCCTAGGAAAGGAGCCTCCAAAAAGCCAATAAAGACTTATAAGGTAAAAATTGAAGATGATAATATAGTAATATATGACTAG